The sequence TTTCTTCAGAGGCATCTATCGGAAAAGGTAAGAATGGAAGCCTAAGTATATGGAGCCAGTCCGCTTATCTTGGAAGATATTACGGAAATTCTTCTCCGTATTGGTTATTGGGAGCCGGTTTTAGTAATCTAATTCGAACCGGAGACGAAAAGGTCTCAGCGGCCAATCCCGATCTGATTTTTGAATTTGGCTGGAATTGGCAGACTGAATCCAGATCTTCCATCCGGGTGGGCATTCGCTCTCAATGTAGTATAGAAGAAGGTTCCAACTTTTGCAGGTCAGGCCTCCGATTCTCCTGGGGGTTTGCGATATGAGAAGAATATATTCTATTTTTTTAATTCTTTCCATAACTCCGCAACTTTACTTCTGCAATACATCCGGACTGTCTGAAATTTTAGGGGAAGAATCTTCCAGAGCAGAATTTGCATTTGTAGCAAAATTAGGTCCTAACTCTGCAGTTCTTTCTTGGAATTGTTCTCATCCTGCAAAAGGTACAATGTATACAAGTGATGGGATCCTTCCCAGTGCACACTTATCTAAAACTCATTTTTTAGAATGGAAAAACTTAAATTCGAACACTTCTTATAAAGTGATCTTAACCTGCGGTTCTCAAAAGATAGAAGAAGGAAGTATATTGGAATTTACTACCTGGATCTCGAACGATCCTCCCAAAACTAGAGGGATTTGGATTTTAGGCGGTATCGGGAACGATGGACTACCGATCAAAGAAGTGGATCTATTTGATCCGGTGACGGATTCCTGGTATTCTTCCATTACGAATATTCCTAGTCCCAGGATATTTGCGTCCATATTACATCATAAAAACAAAATATACGTGATCGGAGGAATGGAGAATATTTCGGGAACCTATGTTTCTTCTTCCAAGGTGGAAGTGTATGATCCTTATGCGGATCTTTGGGAAACAAAGTCTTCATTGCCTTCGGGTTCTATCGGTGCAGTGGCGGGTTCCGTGGGAGATGAGATCTATATTCTTTCCGGTTCTAATTCCACCGATATGACAAACGGTCCCGTATTTAATACAATTCTAAAGTTTTATCCTGAACTTGGAATTAGCGGCCAATGGATCTCTTTTTCTTCCGCATCTACCATATTTAGCAGAGTGGATATGTCAGGTTGCGCGATTAATGGTGTGATTTTTTATACGGGCGGCAGGACCTATAATA is a genomic window of Leptospira dzoumogneensis containing:
- a CDS encoding Kelch repeat-containing protein, giving the protein MRRIYSIFLILSITPQLYFCNTSGLSEILGEESSRAEFAFVAKLGPNSAVLSWNCSHPAKGTMYTSDGILPSAHLSKTHFLEWKNLNSNTSYKVILTCGSQKIEEGSILEFTTWISNDPPKTRGIWILGGIGNDGLPIKEVDLFDPVTDSWYSSITNIPSPRIFASILHHKNKIYVIGGMENISGTYVSSSKVEVYDPYADLWETKSSLPSGSIGAVAGSVGDEIYILSGSNSTDMTNGPVFNTILKFYPELGISGQWISFSSASTIFSRVDMSGCAINGVIFYTGGRTYNSGSANSSTDGFAASANTTTSFSEPSLGESKHGAAGVCILPSSQDPFPADGVYFAVVGGSTGSGNVFQPATSIIPTNRTEFYQLGSGSFSLGPSLPASLYFPAVQTSYETRKIFSFGGASSINIPENTVYSLDSGNPLGSAWTTHSLSMPRRRYAHKAVRIDR